The following nucleotide sequence is from Paenibacillus odorifer.
TGAGATTATAGATGTAGCTACCCTATTGAACTCTATGGGCGCTGTTATTAAAGGCGCTGGTACAGAAACCATCCGGATCGAAGGGGTCTCGGAAATGCACGGTTGCCGTCATTCCATTATTCCCGATCGGATTCAAGCAGGAACTTATATGATTGCCGCTGCGGCTACGCGTGGTAATGTGTTGATAGATAATGTTATTCCTAAGCACTTGGAAGCCTTAACAGCCAAGCTTTTAGAGATGGGCGTGGATATTGAAGAGCTTGATGAAAGTATCCGAGTTATAGGTAGAGCTAATTATGAACATGCAGATGTTAAAGCACTGACCTATCCTGGATTTCCTACAGATTTACAATCTCCTATGACAAGTATGCTGACACAGGCAGAAGGGGTTAGTGTGCTTAGCGATTTCGTTTACAGCAACCGCTTCAAGCATGTGCCAGAGTTGGTAAGAATGGGCGCAAAGATTCGTGTTGAGGGCCGATCTGCAATTATTGAGGGCAGTAAACTTAATGCTGCAAAAGTAAAGGCAGCTGATCTGCGTGCGGGTGCAGCCCTTGTCATTGCCGGGTTAACAGTAGAGGATGGTATTACTGAAGTGACCGGCGTAGAGTATATTGATCGTGGTTATGATAATTTAGTGAGCAACCTTCGGC
It contains:
- a CDS encoding UDP-N-acetylglucosamine 1-carboxyvinyltransferase — encoded protein: MEKLMIGGGRPLEGVVTISGAKNSAIALIPAAILAESEVVLDNLPSLSDVAVYSEILQELGANVSWSGNQMRIDPSRIVSIPMPNGPVKKLRASYYMMGALLGRFKEATIGLPGGCNFEPRPIDQHIKGFEALGATVTNEHGSIHLYAKELRGAKIYLDVSSVGATINIMLAASRAKGSTIIENAAKEPEIIDVATLLNSMGAVIKGAGTETIRIEGVSEMHGCRHSIIPDRIQAGTYMIAAAATRGNVLIDNVIPKHLEALTAKLLEMGVDIEELDESIRVIGRANYEHADVKALTYPGFPTDLQSPMTSMLTQAEGVSVLSDFVYSNRFKHVPELVRMGAKIRVEGRSAIIEGSKLNAAKVKAADLRAGAALVIAGLTVEDGITEVTGVEYIDRGYDNLVSNLRQLGAHVWRENE